The Paludibacter jiangxiensis DNA segment TCGAGAATATAAGTATCGGCAAAACCATTGTTCCAGTTGGTTTGTTTCAGTTTAGCATTGGGAAAACGCTCTTTGAAAGCTGCCGGAACGTGCCCCGTAAATGCGGAAAGCACGGGCTTCATTCCCAGTTCGCGTTCGCGTTGCAGAATTTTAAGTTGAAGATCCTTCTGACGGTTCATCCACGACTGAGGCAGCGGGCCGCCCCACCCGTCCAGATTTCCCATCCAAAACCAGGAAAAATAAGCCGGGCCACAAAAGAAATTTTCTAATTCTTTGCTGGTAAAACCCATCTCCTTGTACACTTCGTTCCACACGTATTCTTCACCCGTAATAGCCAGCGGCATGTTGATGCCATGAAGTGCCATCCAGTCGATCTCCTTCTCCCATCGGTTCCAGTCCCACCAGCTCATGCTATAGTTGTAGGTACAATAGTTGAGATAGTTGCGATAGTCGTAGGGAGATGATTTTGTTATTTTTTTGTCCACCTTCGGCAATTGTGCCGGAAGGTTCATGTTTACGCCATTCCAGGTAATCTGACAATGGCAATATTCGTTCAGGTAGTAATAAAGCGCTGAAGCTACAGCAACACCGTCGTTACCGGCCAACACAATTTTATTGCCGCGGGACGACAATTCAAAACCGTCTTTACCATTATTATCAGTCAACGGTTCCACTATAAATTTGTCGGCATGAGCAGGCACTATGCGTTTAATCAATGCCCGGGAGGCATCCACAGACAAACCGGCAGCCTGAGCAACTAATCCGGCTGTAAGCAATAAACACAAAAAGAGGTTTCTGAAAGTTGTCATAAAAACATACAATTTTGGTTAGTACAATAGATTTTTGATCCGCCAGTAGAGACGTTGCATGCAACGTCTTTACAATCGAGTTTCCGGCAATGACCTACACTTTCAGAAACCATCTCTTTTTGTACAGAAAATAAAGCAAGGCCAGTTGCAATGCCAGCATTCCGGTACCAATCCACACCTCCTGCCACGCTTCGGACAAGGATTGAACCATGCCTCCGAACAGGAAAGTAGAGGTATATTTGAAGTCGATTACTCCATGAGCCGCCATGTAGATAAGAATGGAATTGGTGCCAATCCAAACGAAAGGCATACTCCATTTCTTCATGCCCCACACGTCGATCACCAGATAAAATACGAATAGAAACACCAGACTCAAGCCTCCGGCAAAAAGCACGAACGAACTGGTCCACATATTTTTATTGATCGGGAAAACAATATCCCAAAGCAGGCCAAGACCCATCAGCACCACACCGGCACCGCCAATCATCAGGCTCTTCTTAAACGGTGTAATGGAAGCAAATTCCCTGCGCAGAAACTGTCCGGTGAATACTCCCAGCATAGCTGTTCCGACAGCCGGGATGGTCGAAAGAATTCCCTCCGGGTCGTACACCACCCGGTGCAACTTACCCGGCAAAAAGAGCCGATCGAAATACCCCTCCAGATTTCCTTCCTTCGTCAAATCTCCGGCACCATAACCCGGTACCGGCACTGTTATCATTAAAATCCAATACCCTATCAGCAATGTAAGAAAAATAACAATCTGCGTCCGCAACCCGCAGTTCATAAAAATAATAGCGGCAAAGAAACAGGACAAAGCGATACGCCCGAGCACGCTGGCAAAACGGGTTTGTTCGTAGCCGTTGAATTGAAGAGCTTTATTCACTACCATACCACACACAATCAAAATCAATGTTCGTTTGATAAGATCTCTGTATGCGTGTCGTTTGGCAATTTTAAGAGCTTCATTCTCTTTCCCTTCCAGCTTTTTACCGTAAGAATAAGGCATCGATACCCCCGCAATCAGGATAAACAACGGAAATATCATGTCGTAGAAGGTGAATCCGTTCCACGGAGTATGATGCAACTGGTCGGACATCCATTGAGATACGGGATCGCCGGAAACTTTTGCCAATGCATGAATAATAATTTCGCCACTGATAATCCACATCATATCGAAGCCGCGAAGAGCGTCCAACGACAAAAGACGTGCGGATTGTATCCCTTTTTCCTGTTGCATAATCAAATCAATATATAAATACCTTTAGCTTAAAACAGTAATCTTTTCTCAAAATGTTCGATAAACAAAAGGCTGCCGACCCGCAACAACACAACTCAGCATCTCACAGTCGACAGCCTTAAATATTAAATCACTCTAATTAATAACCCGGGTTTTGGGTCAGTTTCGGATTCTTGATCATTGCAGCAGTTGGTATCGGGAAAATACGACGATACACACTGGCATCTTTTTTAAAGCCCCACTTACCTTCAAATTTACCGAAACGGATCATGTCGTTACGACGCCATGTTTCATATGCAAATTCGCGGGCTCTTTCTTTGTACAAATCATCCAGAGTAACAGCTGTCCATGGCGTAGACGTTGTTCTCTTGCTGCGTACATCGTTCACCAATGACAAAGCTGTTTGTCCGTTTGTTGCATTGCCACCACGAAGGATAGCTTCGGCCTTCATCAACAGAATGTCCGAATAACGGAACACCGGCATGTCGTTGTTTTGGTTACGGCTGGTTGATGAAGCATCAGGATAGAACTTGATGTTACGATAACCCATGTTCCATGCAATTTCATCGTTTCCGCAATCAAACAATATTGAATCCTGACGTAAAACAATGTTCGGAGTCAAGTTAACCTGATAAGTCATGTTAGCATCTGGATCGCTTCCTGCATAATATTGATCGTATGCTTTTTTCTTAACTGTTAACATAATTGGAGTAACGCCATCGTTCATGTACTGCAATCCCGTCAACCATTGTTTATTTCTGACATCATTCGGATCATCAAAATTGGCATAAAACTCAGGCAAGGTACTTTCGGGAGCACTTGGTGTAAATGGAAGTCCGAACTTCGCCTTTTCAGAACGGGGAACATCGTAACGTGCACGATACATCATACCATTAGTTCCGCCTAAAGCCGTATACGACGGATCGAAAGGAATAGCAAAGATGAATTCCGGAGTAGAAGGTCCGTTGTTCGGATAGAACATTTGCAAATAGTTGCTGGTAGTTGCCAATGTGTACTTGCCCGAAGTAATAACATTATCGCAGGCAGCAATACAATCATCATAACGTTTTGTACCAGTGTAATATTCAGCATTCAGATACATCTTAGCCAACAACGCATAAGCCATATACTTGGTTGGATAACCATATGTAACCGCATTAACTGTCGATGTCAGGTTAGGCAAACAAGCCTTGATCTCACTCTCTATAAAATTGAACACCTCTTTGCGATCCGTTTTTGGTTTTTGTTCAAAATCGCCATAGGTTGTTACAATAGGAACATTCCCATAAAGATCCATCATATAGAAGTACGCCAATGCACGTACCATTCTCAATTCCGACAACATCCGGTTTTTGGTAGTTCCTTCCGGCATATTTGATTGCAGAATATACATG contains these protein-coding regions:
- a CDS encoding acyltransferase family protein, whose protein sequence is MQQEKGIQSARLLSLDALRGFDMMWIISGEIIIHALAKVSGDPVSQWMSDQLHHTPWNGFTFYDMIFPLFILIAGVSMPYSYGKKLEGKENEALKIAKRHAYRDLIKRTLILIVCGMVVNKALQFNGYEQTRFASVLGRIALSCFFAAIIFMNCGLRTQIVIFLTLLIGYWILMITVPVPGYGAGDLTKEGNLEGYFDRLFLPGKLHRVVYDPEGILSTIPAVGTAMLGVFTGQFLRREFASITPFKKSLMIGGAGVVLMGLGLLWDIVFPINKNMWTSSFVLFAGGLSLVFLFVFYLVIDVWGMKKWSMPFVWIGTNSILIYMAAHGVIDFKYTSTFLFGGMVQSLSEAWQEVWIGTGMLALQLALLYFLYKKRWFLKV
- a CDS encoding RagB/SusD family nutrient uptake outer membrane protein, coding for MKKRFKYILFSALMSTLLVSCYDLDVPVTTQITPDTYPKDSAQFVASAGVVYAALRGNYAMDYYFVTELSSDEAILPARGGNWYDNKGYRNFHYHEWTPDYGWAVSCWDWLSRIIGYDNQTMYILQSNMPEGTTKNRMLSELRMVRALAYFYMMDLYGNVPIVTTYGDFEQKPKTDRKEVFNFIESEIKACLPNLTSTVNAVTYGYPTKYMAYALLAKMYLNAEYYTGTKRYDDCIAACDNVITSGKYTLATTSNYLQMFYPNNGPSTPEFIFAIPFDPSYTALGGTNGMMYRARYDVPRSEKAKFGLPFTPSAPESTLPEFYANFDDPNDVRNKQWLTGLQYMNDGVTPIMLTVKKKAYDQYYAGSDPDANMTYQVNLTPNIVLRQDSILFDCGNDEIAWNMGYRNIKFYPDASSTSRNQNNDMPVFRYSDILLMKAEAILRGGNATNGQTALSLVNDVRSKRTTSTPWTAVTLDDLYKERAREFAYETWRRNDMIRFGKFEGKWGFKKDASVYRRIFPIPTAAMIKNPKLTQNPGY